In the Rhododendron vialii isolate Sample 1 chromosome 2a, ASM3025357v1 genome, TCGTCTTTGTGTAAGTTTATCACAAAATATTTATAGATCTTGATACACTCAATGCCAGCTAGCTGCCAAGAAGCACAAGCTAGAGAAGACAATATGTGCCCCGGCCATTCCTTTATAACTCCAAATTTCAAGATTCGTGAAAATCCCCCTGTGCTACTCAGCCATCCTATGAATTGGTTATTCCTAAACGTTTCAGGAAATGTATAATGAACATACTTGCCTATCACCACATTGGATCAAGAACAATGTCAGAAGGATAAAAAATCGCTATTTCATACAAAGCCATTAAACTGGCCCAACTTGCAATCAAAGTTAATTATATGGACAGAAAGCAACTGAGCGGAATCATTCAATATAATGGTATGAACACAATACCAAGACAAACCCATGAAAATACCCttaatattaaagaaaaataaacaccACGTAACTTTATTGTATTGAAAAAGACTATACTACGAATTCTATGGATTTTCCTTGTTCAATGGATTATCTTGGGCCAAGGGTTAATATTaacatttcttttattttgttgataataataaattaattttgttctAGAACAAAAAGAATCAAATTCATTCTATACTCGTTAGGTACCTACATACAATCTTAGTTTGAGGACGTATGTCTACCATTACAGTATATAACTATCGGATCTGGAAGGGCCAATTTCGGTCGATTTTGGGTCTTTTTCGAGCTTGCGTTAATGATCCAAATCATTCACTTATTAAACACGTTGAGAACTCATATcacgcaaaaaaaaagaagaaggttgaTCGGGAACCATTCGAGATGATTTCAAGATGAATTTGTGTTCAGATAAATGGGTT is a window encoding:
- the LOC131317550 gene encoding LOW QUALITY PROTEIN: photosystem II CP47 reaction center protein-like (The sequence of the model RefSeq protein was modified relative to this genomic sequence to represent the inferred CDS: inserted 4 bases in 2 codons; substituted 6 bases at 6 genomic stop codons); this encodes MGLSWYCVHTIILNDSAQLLSVHIINXLIASWASLMALYEIAIFYPSDIVLDPMWXXASMFIIHFLKRLGITNSXDGXEXHRGIFTNLEIWSYKGMAGAHIVFSSLCFLAASWHXVYQDLXIFCDEHTGKPSLDLPKLFGIHLFLSRVACFDFGAFHVTGLHGLGIWTSDKL